DNA from Mucilaginibacter mallensis:
TTGTTACCCGGTTTTGGCCCACTATCATTATATGAGGTCGTCATATTTTTTGTGCAGGAATTTTTGCAAGGGACATTAACCACCAAAGCTTCAGCGCTGGCCTATAATTTTATGCTGGCATTATTCCCGGCCACTATATTTTTGTTTACGCTTATCCCCTACATACCCATTAATAACTTTCAGGATGAGTTACTCAATCTTATTGGGTTGGTTTTACCTAATGAACGCACTTCGCAATTCTTTGATTCAAACGTGGTGGTCATTATCAAACATCAAAACGGGCAGTTATTATCAGTTGGTTTCCTGTCAGCCTTAATACTTGCCACCAATGGCGTAAATAACCTCATGAGAGCATTCAACAGGTCCTCATTGGTAATGGAGACCCGTACCTGGTTAAAAAGACGCTGGGTGGCCCTTATCCTTACCGTTGTGATCAGTATATCCATGCTGATAGCAATTACCATTATGATAGCCGGACAAAGTGCTATCAGCTTTTTGCAGGCGCATTTTTTTAGTAAAGGCCATTTCTGGCTTTATA
Protein-coding regions in this window:
- a CDS encoding YihY/virulence factor BrkB family protein, with amino-acid sequence MRWLNRFLLRFKYYRSFTSWTKSVLLPGFGPLSLYEVVIFFVQEFLQGTLTTKASALAYNFMLALFPATIFLFTLIPYIPINNFQDELLNLIGLVLPNERTSQFFDSNVVVIIKHQNGQLLSVGFLSALILATNGVNNLMRAFNRSSLVMETRTWLKRRWVALILTVVISISMLIAITIMIAGQSAISFLQAHFFSKGHFWLYIFALSRWIIIVLIFFTTVSILYRYGPAHKQRWAFINPGSMMATGLAVLTSLGFTYYINHFSHYNKIYGSIGTLIVVMLWLYLNSLIILMGFELNANIDFAKRNIKVVKPTFNSFRH